In Bacteroidota bacterium, a single window of DNA contains:
- a CDS encoding restriction endonuclease subunit S: protein MQVLLKDIVEIFSGHTVRSRVENDLSGDVCAIQLKDLKNNYTEISGSPHRIKSTGIPQKQFLQKGDILFITKGANNYALVFNKNYTAIALSVFFIIRVVSEKISPEFLAWYINQEKAQGYLHTGKEGTMITNINKATLENMNVDIPSKENQERITEIHNLWQKEIQISNDITNLRQKIIYNALIQISNGKI from the coding sequence ATGCAAGTGTTATTAAAAGATATAGTCGAAATTTTTTCTGGCCACACGGTTCGGAGCCGTGTGGAGAACGACCTCTCAGGGGATGTTTGTGCTATTCAATTAAAAGACCTTAAGAACAATTACACCGAAATCTCCGGTTCTCCCCATAGAATAAAAAGTACCGGAATACCGCAAAAGCAGTTCCTGCAAAAAGGTGATATTCTTTTTATCACGAAAGGAGCAAACAATTATGCTTTGGTTTTCAATAAGAATTATACGGCTATTGCACTTTCGGTTTTCTTTATAATACGAGTTGTTAGTGAAAAAATTAGTCCTGAATTTTTAGCATGGTATATAAACCAGGAAAAGGCTCAGGGGTATTTGCACACAGGCAAGGAAGGGACTATGATTACAAATATCAACAAAGCTACTTTAGAGAACATGAATGTTGATATTCCATCAAAAGAAAACCAAGAGCGTATTACTGAAATACATAACTTGTGGCAGAAAGAAATACAAATTTCAAACGATATAACTAATCTCAGACAAAAAATAATCTATAATGCCTTGATACAAATTAGTAATGGAAAAATTTGA
- a CDS encoding virulence RhuM family protein has translation MEKFEILLYSTAEGDGHIEVFFENETFWLSQKKMAELFNVDVRTINEHLQNIFKSNELEEDSVIRKFRITASDGKNYNTNFYTLDAIIAVGYRVNSVEATRFRIWATKTLREFIIKGFVMDDERLKQGKNFGRDYFDELLERIREIRASERRFYQKITDIYSQCSIDYDPQAEITRTFYKTVQNKLHWAITGNTAAEIVKTRANSLKLNMGLSTWKNAPNGKILKSDVAVAKNYLNQQEIDELNRVVSMYLDYAENQTKKQVPMAMNDWVEKLDAFLSFNDYKVLKDAGKIRHKIAEKLAEKEYEKYRIIQDANFISDFDKEVKKLKGNKNKLS, from the coding sequence ATGGAAAAATTTGAAATTCTTTTATACAGTACCGCTGAAGGTGATGGACACATTGAAGTTTTTTTTGAGAATGAAACCTTCTGGCTGTCTCAAAAAAAAATGGCAGAACTATTTAATGTAGATGTGAGAACAATTAATGAACATTTACAAAACATATTTAAATCCAATGAATTAGAGGAAGATTCAGTTATCCGGAAATTCCGGATAACTGCTTCTGATGGAAAAAACTACAATACAAATTTTTATACCCTTGATGCAATAATTGCTGTGGGCTATAGAGTGAATTCAGTTGAAGCAACCCGTTTTAGAATATGGGCTACTAAAACGCTCCGCGAGTTCATTATTAAGGGTTTTGTAATGGATGACGAACGTTTGAAACAAGGGAAAAACTTCGGAAGGGATTATTTTGATGAACTGCTTGAGCGGATACGGGAAATACGTGCAAGTGAAAGAAGGTTCTACCAAAAAATAACAGATATATATTCACAATGCAGTATAGACTATGATCCTCAAGCCGAAATTACACGAACATTTTACAAAACTGTTCAAAACAAACTGCATTGGGCAATAACCGGTAATACCGCTGCTGAAATTGTTAAAACACGGGCCAATTCCTTAAAGTTAAATATGGGGCTTTCAACATGGAAAAACGCTCCAAATGGCAAAATTCTTAAATCGGACGTTGCTGTAGCAAAAAACTACTTGAACCAGCAGGAAATTGATGAACTAAACAGGGTTGTTTCTATGTACCTGGATTATGCCGAAAACCAGACGAAAAAACAAGTTCCTATGGCTATGAATGATTGGGTTGAAAAATTAGATGCTTTTCTAAGTTTTAACGACTACAAAGTGCTGAAAGATGCCGGCAAAATTCGTCATAAAATAGCCGAGAAGTTAGCAGAAAAAGAATATGAAAAATACCGTATCATTCAAGATGCGAATTTTATAAGTGATTTTGATAAAGAAGTTAAAAAGTTAAAGGGGAATAAAAATAAATTGTCATGA